tctcacacaagtttttgccaaaactGAGAACCGGTTTGTTGGAATGATGCAACTAGTAAGTGATCTTAAAAAATTTCATGCTTTTCGTGTTTAAAAATTTCTGATAATGTGTGACGTTTAGACTGTtgaatgatttaaaaatattaaatttatgcGGTTATATTAActataacttttgataaaaAGTACGCAGAATCGTAATTTCTCAACAACGGTAAATTTTATCACGGAATCATAGTtcgttaattaaatatttaattaaatgaaCTGGGCTCACGTGAGGCGGCCTCGAGAGGTCAACCCTCGAGGCCCAGAAACAACGCTCGCGCCGTGTGGATGCTTGGGCCTTTCTCATTTCGTAACTCATACGATCTAatctaataatatataatagcaATCAATTAAATTATTAGATTACTAATCccataaatgattatttttttatataattccaTAAAAGTCAATTTCCCAACTGTAAAACACTGTCTCGATCACAATTTTACTGATTTTGTTCTTTATTTTCAAATTCTAAATGAAATAAATCATTaacatgttttattttattttagtttaataaaatatatggaTCCACGACAAATAATCCTAGAGTGAGCTGGTTAAGAACACCTTTGCTTATTTAATTATAGTATTAGTCGCTCAATTATGTGATTAGTAGTTAATTTCCAACTACTTAATTGTGTTGGTGTATTAGTTTCTCGCATCTAAAACGCGaaagaagtttaaaattttaattttcgatAGTCGAAAATTTATTGACACGACTGAAAGTTACGTTCCTCGTCTATATATCACTGGAAATCTGGTTGGAATTTGTGTCGAGAAGCAATGATTGGAAGATGACGACAATCTGGAGGTGACATGACGAGTGGTGGTTGCGAGGTGGTGGCTGAAATCTTAGTCAAAACCGAGGAGGTGGCCTAGTGGTTGAGTTGAAATAGTTCACTCGACCCTACCCCTGCGGGCACTGCCCGCAAAGTTCGATCTAACGGCTCGGATTTTttcgagtcaattttttttttttttttacatggagGTGGGCTcggatcactcatgtggagtgatCTAGGCCGTTTATTGTCCGTGCAGGTAGTCAGTTGAAACGAACCAAGTTGAAATGAGAGAGAAATTCTCTTGCCAGCAAATTTGAAACACAATGTcgtatttataaaattaatggaTGATGTAGAATGTAGAATCCCACTAGGATTCTTGCTAGTAGCTTTGCCAACTGTGATGCTTACTACTaggtgttagagtagatgtttCAGCTCAACTGGTGTGGTTTAATCTAactataatattatttatataatttaatattttctagATTATGTGATCTCATCTAATAATAGTTTGATTATGATATTTCAATCAAATGAGTTAAAACTCTTATCGGGTATTTTGTCTATCCAAGACATCCACTAATTAGAGTTTTACTAGGATAGTCCAAACACAATCCATGATCATGGTTTCATCATAATTCCGATCGATCAGATATGAGCGATGTGGAGAGGGTACAAACCTCGTTATAATTATGCAAAGTCAAACTTTTCGGAAAAAAAAACAACTTACTCAAGGTAACTTCTACTAACTCTATTTTGGCAGCTgtcaattataaaaaaatttcacaaaattcaGGTAGTTGTACTACCCTTACAAATTTAGCAGACATGctaattttcattttaaatatgAAATTCACTCGTAAACACTTTATAAGACATGTGTTCGATCTCCCTCAAACTCATcaaattcaattccttgaatttaattatctcaacaGGAACATAAAATCCTATATTTGAATGACCTTCAATTGTTCAGAATACATCTAGTCGTGGTTCATAACTCATGTAATTCGAGACAACTCGTGTCCCTTATATAGGATTATCTTGGTTAGCTCAATTCTTTGCATCAATCTTTGAttacaagaacgtcagaactcataTTTGATTATACTATTCGAATCATAGTAAAAGCGTCTAGTAACACCTTCATTGTTTTATAGGTATCACTAACAGTTCCTGCAATAACAAGTATATAATGATTAACGATAGTACGGTGGTCcactcaactcatatatcctgatcgaatctacaaccacatatttatcgagagttgaatatgaattcgagaataatattatatatatttgagtAGTCATAGTGACATCTTATGTGCAACTAGAAAACCATttttccctaaagcacattttTTTCTATGACCATAGATTCCTTACATTATTATCTTATTAGATCACATATGATATACACACTTTTACGTGGGTAGTGAATCTCTGACTATAATACTTCGGATTCTATGTATATTGAAACAAACTACGCTCAAACTCATCAGTTGATGGCCCTCGTAGAATCGTTAAACGATTCTAAGTGAAACTCTAATACGTACCACATACTTATCTAATTGATATATGACAACAATTTGGAAAGTACGATGAACGATTGATCAGTGACTGATGATATAAGCACTCATTGTGTATGATAAGAAATCTTTATAtctctaccaatgaaacatgatatATACCACAATTTTAGTTGATTTGATATGTGAGACATGGAGGTCATACATACATATttaaatgtatgtatatatgcgTCTACTCACATATGTATTCTAGATGAACAAACCTGTAATCTGAATCAGATTTTGATTTGGGTATATCTAGTAATACATGTTCTACAAGTCGAAAGGGTTTAATGTACACGGACTTGGAAAAGTTGTCCGAATAACCTTAACTTGGGCAATATATTTCACACATTAAATTAAGAATCGAAGGCTTTGTAATGTGAAAACTGACAAATAAAAACTCCATGTAGGGATCTCAAGTTTGCAGGTTTCAAACCAGCCGATCTACTAAGTAATCTACACTCGATTATGTAATCAATTGATCGTCGATGTGCAAAATCTGTAACCAATAGAATCACGACAAAAAATATAGCAGGCTAGCAGCCTTGGTACATAAaaaagattttgattttcttaaaaattgTGGTAACAAAGACTAATTTACATGAACGATACAATTCAATTCTTTTATCATGAATCAGTCCAGGAGTCATAGAAGCATCATACCTACACCAGTGATCTCTTCCGAGGCAATCGCTTGCGCTCACCAGAAATCAAAACCATGACCTTGGCTCCCAGGTCGCCCGTAGAACCGAAAATCCATCACTGAGCTAAAAGGCCACCAAATTAAAATTAGACCTGGAAGATACGTTGTACCCACCTGCAACTTGTCAAATGTCCATGTACACAAACATTTACGCTACTTTCAGTTTTACGGTTTAGATGAGATACAATTATTAGCATCTTCAAATAAGTTTCATCATGAAGTCGAAGTGCATATCAGGTGAGGTTTTTGGCTGAGGCCAAGTTGCATTTTCAGGCACTTTAATACATTTGAAGCCTAGACTTGCATATAAACTTTTGGCTCCAAGGTTTTGTAAGTCGCAGTGTAATGCAATTGCCCGACATCCCCAACTTCTGGCTTTCACCTCTGCTTTAGCTATTAGCATTTTTGCTATTCCCTGTCTACGGTAGCTTTGTCGGACAGCAATGTTTGATATGTAAGCAATTCCTTTCCTATACACAATGGCATCATGTCTCATTCTGACCAATAATCAGATTTATCACTGATAGAAATCAAAGATTAAAGTTGGatgttattataattataatgcaTTCATTTGatacaattttattttgatttggtTTTACGAAAGAGTTTTGCCACTCCAAGCTGTCCTGGAAATAGTTCTTTATGGCCGAACCGAGCcacataaattttatatttttaattctgAAAATTCAACaatcagttttaaatacatgttGCCTTGTTTGTGCTCCAACGTTTTTGGAGGGGAAAAGGACTCGGCAGATGTGACTTGAAATCGGGGCTAAACTTACAAAAGTGAACTCCTATGCTGCAGATAATGTTTGTTGGCAATTGACATGCTTTAACTTAAGCATCAAAAAGACAATCCTTACAACTAAAACAGATTTGTGTGCTTCCGAGTTGGGGGCATTTTTTGGCTTCAATTCGTTATGCCAGCAACAATTAGGGTTTTTAGAACTCCGACTTTATTTTTGCATGGGCAAGTCCCAAGTTTATAGAAAATCTAAAATCACGATAGAAAATGATTTCTCAAACCTGAACAAAAGTAAAGATTGCACTATAGGTGCCCACAGAATTTCATAGTCTTGGGTGCTATTATAACACAATTTGGAAGTCAATGCATATGGCTTTATATGTACCCTCTTCTCAGAGTCTTTCCTCTCCTTTTAAGGTATACTCTCGAATATCTTCCCTATCAATTTCAATTTTCTTGGCTTATTCATAAATGATTGGTAACATAGTGAAGCTATCTGAAAAGGAAGAATTTAACTTTTCAAGGTGAAATCATCCAGTGTGATGGTAGACTATCCCAATATTTAATGTTTCTTGAAGAAACTAAAATAATTAGTCAACTTCCACAAAAGAaagatttttttataattccAAGCTAAAAATAAGTGCTCAAAAATGAGAACTAAAACCTACCTTCTCTGAAGAAGAGGTCCTTTTCTTGGAAGAAAATCAGCGACGGTGTCCACAGTCAAAATTCCAATCACATATCCTTTACTTTGACCATGTTTTCCGTTAAAAATTCCGGCTTTGAAATCATCATGCCCCATGAAGAATGAATCTACACCAGAACTTCCAGCTACAGCCACCATGCAAGTTCTTTTGCAGCCATTTGGTATTGAAAATCCAAATAGCATACCTATAAGCCTGTCAATTCTCAAAACAACATCTAGAGGAAAAGAATATTCAGGGAAGAAGGAACTGCAATGTGTCTCCGCCACTTCCCAGCAGTCTTCGATCCTGGCATCGCGAACAAAGATTTCAGGAGACGTGGGGAAAATTTCAAACACTTGACTAGCCCTACAAAGACCTACAAAGAAGAGAAATTCTTTAAAACAGGAAcatcataaataattaattagtttaaaatcatttaaactctGCTCTGCCTATACAACAGAGTGCTAGCCACATACTAGTTCACTTCTTATAGTTTATGTTGTTTGTCACCATTCTAGCATTGTCTATCTTTAAGTACCAAACCTTAAATTTGCCTCCAAATCTTTTATTCTCTGCACTCACTATCATAATTCATATGGTTTCGGACTCGTGACACTAATTCTAATTAATACACCTAGGAATTCACACTTGGATCCAGAGATAGCTCCAACACAAAAATACACCACTcatatcaatctcattcaaAACCCCAGTTTCTTACAAATAGGTTCAAATGAAGAAAAAATCACATCAGTCACGGTcaaatttcttgaatttctttcgACCATCTATTTATGCTAGACTAGATGAGACGATTCACCTATGCACCGATTGTTCTAGTGGGACTTACAAGGTACTGACTATAGATCATAGTACACTGGTATCAGCATCTATTGCAAATTGCAATAGTGTAGATTTGTAATCATATTAGCACACGATTAAAATCATGTCAACCCAGCGTGTTTCTGGAACACGAGCACCACCATATTTGGTCAAATATTATCATGAAAATAGACTTCAATTGTAGGAATTTAATCAGACTGATACAAGATTCCAACCTCTTCTTCTTTAGCTAAGGATCGAGTTCATACCACATGGCCTACACAAAGTAGAGTTCAATTACCAACCTAAAACTTGATTTTTGATTAAAATCAATAACAGTAAACTGAGCCTTATGGCTTATCCTCATCACACAAACAAACAAAAGCTCAAACCAGGTGCAACATAGTTTATCAAGGATGACAAACTAACCATTtcaaatgaaataaaaatgaaaacttTTAATTGCCCTACCGGGCCCGCCCAACCTGATATTGTAGGAAAGGAAGAAGAGAAGGATGTGGGCACTCCCAAATGAGAAATCTTGGAAAGTGAGAAAAAGGGACGATCCAGATTCTTGAAGTTGAGACAAAGACTGAAGAGGTTATTGCCCTTTTCCACAGACAACCCTCCAAAATTAATCGTCTGCATTTCCAAAATCACGCCTCCTCTCCTCTCCTCTCCTCTCCTCTCCTCTCTCAAAATTTCCTTCAATTCTGCTCTCTCTCTCTGTCTGTCTCCTCCCTCCACGGGAAGAAAAAGAAAGGAAATTTCAACTTCAGAAACTTTCCGGGTTTAACACTCCCACCTTaccaaattaattaattattagttAAGATTGtccttatattttttttttttttgagaaggtccttatattatttatataattaaatttgaatttatcttttaaaaaaactcaaatatatattaattttcaaaaagttTGTCACGATATTTTATCATATAtatgaataaaatataaaatagtaaagagattttatttttaatcataaatttaaaatcattaatattttattgtaaGTTTTAGTATGTAAATACAAATGGTATGTCTTTTGTTATATGATCGTGCAAATATATTTCCGTAAAAGAAATCACTTTTATTcaagtttaaaataaaaaataaaacttttaatataaaatataatatttttcattaattaagTCGATTATAGATCTGTCATAAATAGTTCACAAAATTTTTgtaatatatcaatattttcaaaaaatttcacACAAAAAATGAAATATCGAGatatcaaaaattttaattttctgaaatttttattaaatttttatataatatatgaaatatcttaaaatttatactaaaattaagattatatatatatatatatcttctaCTAATTAACAACATGATTtctataatataaatatactaTTTTAAACGATAAATATTAAAagtatttatgtttattttttattttattttaaagaatactaatacataaatatattaactaaaaatttgaaaaatatgttatattttactACTctttaaaataacaatttattagtaggttttaatattttatgtgTTAGTAGTGGCTAACATTTTGGATAACTTATTTTAAGAATTGAAACTATtaatgaatttatataaaaataaaacaaatcaaTTAAAGCCCAAATTAAAGGGTGCTACAGTTAATATTTAGAATAAAAATTAGAATGAAGTGCatttaaaatttacaaatttatatcgacaatttttttataaataaagataaaaaattttatattaacaataataaataaataaataaaatattttagaattttaaaatgtttGTAAAAATAGATAAGATCGATGCCAAAAGATCTTTATCGAAGACCAAACAACATCATATCTCCCAAAAACAACTCCACATCAAGCAATTCTCCCAAAACTAAAAacaatgagtgagtctcatgtgagatcgtctcacggataataatctgtgagacgagtcaatcctacccatattcacaataaaaattaatacttttagcattaaaagtaatactttttaatgtgttacccaaataagagatctatctcacaaatacgactcgtgagaccgtcttacacaagtttttgccaaaaacaaTTTGAGGGTTTGATACATTTAAAACTTGCATTCCCCAAACTAAAAAAACAGATATATTTCTTCCATTTAGGAAAAAAAAGATATATAAATTAGGTCTGAATATgtttaaaagaaatatttttgtactgatttgtataaAAACATACAAATTAAGGTATTGCATTATACATCTACATTGAAATATACACAGCACTACAACTATCTGCTATAATTAGCGACAAAATTGgaaaaaatatcattaatttTAGTGACTGTTTTTTTCTCAATTTGTCGCAAATTCGAATTTTCAAATAGGTTTAATAAAATTGTGGGTATATTCCTGATACTGTGGTGAATAGTGGCGATTTAATTATGATTGATGTTATATCGTAAACAGTCGCTAATAGATATTATACAATATAACCCGTCACTAATATTAGCGACAATTTTCTTAAATCGTCGCAAGAACATGATATTGAGATAATAATACATTTCGCGGTGATTCAGGTATAATTTTCATAGTTAATCAgcgatataatttaattttttgtttcaaTACCAATTTCACTCAATCATGTTTATCAAGTATTAATATTAATGACACATTTGTCTTTTCGGATAACAATTAATACAAAAAATTGAAACTATGGTATTGGTATATGATA
This is a stretch of genomic DNA from Primulina eburnea isolate SZY01 chromosome 11, ASM2296580v1, whole genome shotgun sequence. It encodes these proteins:
- the LOC140805202 gene encoding GCN5-related N-acetyltransferase 4, chloroplastic-like — protein: MQTINFGGLSVEKGNNLFSLCLNFKNLDRPFFSLSKISHLGVPTSFSSSFPTISGLCRASQVFEIFPTSPEIFVRDARIEDCWEVAETHCSSFFPEYSFPLDVVLRIDRLIGMLFGFSIPNGCKRTCMVAVAGSSGVDSFFMGHDDFKAGIFNGKHGQSKGYVIGILTVDTVADFLPRKGPLLQRRKGIAYISNIAVRQSYRRQGIAKMLIAKAEVKARSWGCRAIALHCDLQNLGAKSLYASLGFKCIKVPENATWPQPKTSPDMHFDFMMKLI